A portion of the Candidatus Limnocylindria bacterium genome contains these proteins:
- a CDS encoding DNA recombination protein RmuC has protein sequence MELSVVLAGGALVVSIAVLVAVLARRAPTDASTAPAYELLSASIAELRASNTSAMGDLRNEIQRTLGASEQQVMTQTGATQRSLHDLSRQLGVMSEQSARVSELAKDIGSLQDLLRAPKPRGGFGELMLERLLQDCLPVSAYETQYTYRDGSRVDAVVHCANRLVPIDAKFPNESYTQIAVATDEADRMRRRRAFLQQVRRHIDAVARYVSPQDATIDFAFMYLPSEAIYYEVMTRESVDEADLGTYCQERHVIPASPNTLLAYLQVVALGIRGLAMQERTRELQQSIAQVRREFERFVGLHDQLGTHLDHAMKKFDETERALARASGAIEGLAQVPIAAGGEQAVLPLGDED, from the coding sequence ATGGAGTTGAGCGTCGTACTCGCTGGCGGTGCGCTCGTGGTCTCGATCGCCGTGCTGGTCGCGGTGCTCGCGCGGCGCGCTCCGACGGACGCGAGCACTGCTCCCGCGTATGAGCTGCTGTCCGCGAGCATCGCGGAGCTACGCGCGTCCAACACGAGCGCGATGGGCGACCTTCGCAACGAGATCCAGCGGACGCTCGGCGCGAGCGAGCAGCAGGTCATGACGCAGACCGGCGCGACGCAGCGGTCTCTCCACGACCTCTCCCGGCAGCTCGGCGTGATGAGCGAGCAGAGCGCGCGCGTGAGCGAGCTGGCGAAGGACATCGGGTCCCTCCAGGATCTGTTGCGCGCGCCAAAGCCCCGCGGTGGGTTCGGCGAGCTCATGCTCGAGCGACTCCTGCAGGACTGCCTCCCGGTGAGCGCGTATGAGACCCAGTACACGTATCGCGATGGCTCGCGCGTCGACGCCGTCGTGCACTGCGCGAACCGCCTGGTGCCGATCGACGCGAAGTTCCCGAACGAGTCGTACACGCAGATCGCCGTGGCGACGGACGAGGCCGACCGGATGCGCCGTCGCCGCGCTTTCCTTCAGCAGGTGCGCCGCCACATCGACGCGGTCGCGCGCTACGTGTCGCCGCAGGACGCCACGATCGATTTCGCATTCATGTACCTGCCGTCGGAAGCGATCTACTACGAGGTGATGACGCGTGAGAGCGTCGACGAGGCCGACCTCGGCACGTATTGCCAGGAGCGCCACGTGATCCCCGCGTCGCCGAACACGCTCCTCGCGTACCTGCAGGTCGTAGCGCTGGGCATCCGCGGGCTTGCGATGCAGGAGCGCACGCGCGAATTGCAGCAGAGCATCGCGCAGGTGCGACGCGAGTTCGAGCGCTTCGTCGGACTGCACGACCAGCTCGGCACGCATCTCGATCACGCGATGAAGAAGTTCGATGAGACCGAGCGCGCGCTGGCGCGCGCTTCGGGAGCGATCGAGGGGCTCGCCCAGGTGCCGATCGCCGCGGGTGGGGAACAGGCTGTGCTGCCGCTCGGAGACGAGGACTAG